A stretch of Bifidobacterium sp. ESL0704 DNA encodes these proteins:
- the gyrB gene encoding DNA topoisomerase (ATP-hydrolyzing) subunit B, translating to MNEEHANDAAVSKAEQEAKVQNAIQKDELENAQLDDSLAPEHYDASDLRVLEGLEAVRIRPGMYIGSTGPRGLHHLVYEIVDNSVDEALAGYATHIEVTILPDNGVRVVDNGRGIPVDEVPGEGVSGVETVMTKLHAGGKFGGGGYAVSGGLHGVGISVVNALSTEIDVEVRRQGYHWMQNFHDQHAVAPLKQGAPMAEGESTGTSVTFWADPKIFETTEYDFETLRSRFQQMAFLNKGLRITLTDERKHNVAGDEVAGEDDVTEEKPETVSYCYQNGIKDYVAYLVKSRKTTPIEDEVIDLEAEDLKLGISAEIALQWTTAYSEAVHTFANTISTTEGGAHEEGFRAALTSLVNRYARDKNLLKEKDDNLSGDDVREGLTAVVSVKLTNPQFEGQTKTKLGNSEAKTFVQRVMTDRLGDWFDAHPSDAKNIIQKALEASHARIAAKKARENTRRKSVFETAGMPDKLKDCQSNNPEECELFIVEGDSAGGSAIQGRNPITQAILPLRGKILNTERASIDRIMKSDTIEALITAVGGGYGEEFDLNKVRYHKVIIMADADVDGAHIATLNLTLFFRYMRPMIYAGYVYVAMPPLYRIKWTKGAHSFVYTDAERDRVLKEGREAGRQLPKGEGIQRYKGLGEMSYQELWGTTMDPEHRILKQVTIEDAAQADETFSMLMGDEVGPRREFIQRNAPSAKFIDA from the coding sequence ATGAATGAAGAACACGCCAACGACGCCGCTGTCAGTAAGGCAGAGCAGGAAGCCAAGGTGCAGAACGCCATCCAAAAGGATGAGCTCGAAAACGCCCAGCTTGATGATTCGCTCGCGCCTGAGCACTATGACGCCAGCGATCTGAGGGTGTTGGAAGGTCTGGAGGCCGTACGTATCCGTCCTGGTATGTACATCGGTTCCACAGGTCCGCGAGGTTTGCACCATCTGGTCTATGAAATCGTCGACAACTCCGTCGATGAAGCGCTCGCAGGCTACGCGACCCATATCGAAGTCACCATTTTGCCGGACAACGGCGTGCGCGTGGTCGACAACGGCCGCGGCATCCCCGTCGACGAAGTGCCCGGCGAGGGTGTTTCCGGCGTCGAGACGGTGATGACCAAGCTGCATGCCGGTGGCAAGTTCGGCGGCGGCGGTTACGCGGTTTCCGGCGGTCTGCACGGCGTCGGCATCTCCGTGGTCAACGCGCTCTCCACCGAAATCGACGTGGAAGTGCGCCGTCAGGGCTATCACTGGATGCAGAACTTCCACGACCAGCACGCGGTAGCCCCGTTGAAGCAGGGTGCCCCGATGGCCGAGGGCGAGTCCACCGGCACGTCGGTGACGTTCTGGGCCGATCCCAAGATCTTCGAAACCACCGAATACGATTTTGAAACCCTCCGCTCCCGCTTCCAGCAGATGGCGTTCCTTAACAAGGGACTTCGTATCACACTGACCGACGAGCGCAAGCACAACGTCGCCGGAGACGAGGTCGCAGGCGAGGACGACGTGACCGAGGAAAAGCCGGAAACCGTCTCCTATTGCTATCAGAACGGCATCAAGGATTATGTCGCCTATCTGGTGAAGTCGCGCAAGACCACGCCGATCGAAGACGAGGTCATCGATCTTGAGGCCGAGGATCTGAAGCTCGGCATCTCTGCCGAAATCGCGCTGCAGTGGACCACCGCCTATTCCGAGGCCGTGCACACCTTCGCCAACACAATTTCCACCACGGAAGGCGGCGCTCACGAAGAGGGCTTCCGCGCGGCGCTGACCAGCTTGGTCAATCGCTACGCGCGCGACAAGAACTTGCTGAAGGAGAAGGATGACAACCTCTCAGGCGACGATGTGCGCGAGGGTTTGACTGCCGTTGTCTCCGTCAAGCTCACCAACCCGCAGTTCGAAGGCCAGACCAAGACCAAGCTCGGCAATTCCGAGGCCAAGACCTTCGTGCAGCGCGTGATGACCGACCGCCTCGGCGATTGGTTCGACGCCCACCCCAGCGATGCCAAGAACATCATCCAGAAGGCGCTTGAAGCCTCGCATGCACGTATCGCCGCCAAGAAGGCCCGCGAGAACACGCGCCGCAAGTCCGTCTTCGAGACCGCCGGCATGCCCGACAAGCTGAAGGACTGCCAGTCCAACAACCCCGAGGAATGCGAGCTGTTCATCGTCGAGGGCGATTCCGCAGGCGGCTCCGCCATCCAGGGCCGCAACCCGATCACGCAGGCAATCCTGCCGCTTCGTGGCAAGATTTTGAACACCGAGCGTGCCTCCATCGACCGCATCATGAAGTCGGATACCATCGAGGCGCTGATTACGGCCGTCGGCGGCGGTTACGGCGAGGAGTTCGACCTGAACAAGGTGCGTTACCACAAGGTCATCATCATGGCCGATGCAGATGTTGACGGCGCCCATATCGCCACCCTCAACCTGACGCTCTTCTTCCGCTATATGCGCCCGATGATCTACGCCGGCTACGTCTACGTCGCCATGCCGCCGCTGTATCGCATCAAATGGACCAAGGGTGCGCACAGCTTCGTCTACACCGACGCCGAACGCGACCGTGTCTTGAAGGAAGGCCGTGAGGCTGGACGCCAGCTGCCGAAGGGCGAAGGTATCCAGCGCTACAAGGGCTTGGGCGAGATGAGCTACCAGGAGCTGTGGGGCACCACCATGGACCCCGAGCACCGCATTTTGAAGCAGGTGACGATCGAGGACGCGGCTCAGGCCGACGAGACCTTCTCCATGCTGATGGGCGACGAGGTAGGCCCGCGCCGCGAATTCATCCAGCGCAATGCCCCGAGTGCGAAGTTCATCGACGCGTAA
- the gyrA gene encoding DNA gyrase subunit A, giving the protein MADENNNNNDDSEGAQPLPDGSLEPLSPQEADNTDYGLMTGERIQPIEIGQEMRESYLAYSLSVIVERALPDVRDGMKPVHRRVIYAMYDGGYRPDRGYNKCSRVVGDVMGKYHPHGDSAIYDTLVRMAQSWSMRYMLVDGQGNFGSPGDDPAAAMRYTECRMAPLAMEMVRDIDKDTVDFVPNYDGKTQEPTVLPARFPNLLVNGSSGIAVGMATNIPPHNMREVADGVHWALDHPDATKEELLEALLQRIKGPDFPTGATILGHKGIEKAYRTGRGLITMRAVVNTEEIKGRMCLVVTELPYQVNPDRLAASIRDAVRDGKIQGIADMRDETSGRTGQRLVLILKRDAVPKVVLNNLYKHTQLQETFGANMLALVDNVPRTLSLDAFVSHWVDHQMEVIDRRTRYLKREAEDRDHILQGYLKALDMIEEVIALIRASKDVETARTGLEDLLDVDDVQADAILAMQLRRLAALERQKIVDEHNELMKKIADYNDILASPERERKIVGDELDEIVAKYGDERRTKILPFSGEMSDEDLIADENVVVTVTHSGFVKRTKADEYRAQHRGGKGIKGAKLRQDDVVDHFFLTSTHNWILFFTNRGRVFRLKAYELPEGSRDSKGQHVANLLQLSPDESIQAVLSIPNYEVAKYLVLATRSGKVKKTPLAQYDSTRQGGLIAVRLMEDPETGETADELIGATLCNAEDDIILVSKHGMSLKFKADDEQLRPMGRQTAGVQGMKFREGDELLAMDVVRADMEDDLSLLVVTNEGFAKRTSISQYRLQGRNGFGVKALQMNEDRGELVGAVIVTDTDQIMAIMKSGKVIRSDVSEVKRTGRNTQGVTLAKPDKNDEILSIARNTDTDDDEADDKDDDDKSGNADANADSLDSESAATQTSDDSASSPDQGDEKTE; this is encoded by the coding sequence GTGGCAGACGAAAACAACAATAACAACGACGACAGCGAGGGCGCACAGCCTTTGCCCGACGGCTCCCTTGAGCCGCTGAGCCCGCAGGAGGCCGACAACACCGATTACGGCCTGATGACCGGCGAACGCATCCAACCGATTGAAATCGGTCAGGAGATGCGCGAATCCTACCTCGCGTATTCACTTTCCGTGATCGTCGAACGTGCACTCCCCGACGTGCGCGACGGCATGAAGCCGGTGCACCGCCGTGTGATCTATGCGATGTATGACGGCGGCTATCGTCCCGACCGCGGCTACAACAAGTGTTCCCGCGTCGTCGGCGATGTTATGGGCAAGTACCACCCGCACGGCGATTCCGCCATCTACGACACATTGGTGCGTATGGCCCAGTCGTGGTCGATGCGCTACATGCTGGTCGACGGCCAGGGCAACTTCGGCTCCCCGGGCGACGATCCCGCAGCCGCCATGCGTTACACCGAGTGCCGTATGGCGCCGCTCGCGATGGAAATGGTGCGTGACATCGACAAGGACACCGTCGATTTCGTGCCGAACTACGACGGCAAGACGCAGGAGCCGACCGTGCTCCCCGCCCGCTTCCCCAACCTTCTGGTCAACGGTTCCTCCGGCATCGCCGTGGGCATGGCCACCAACATCCCGCCGCACAACATGCGCGAGGTGGCCGACGGCGTGCACTGGGCGCTCGACCACCCGGACGCCACCAAGGAAGAATTGCTCGAGGCGCTGCTGCAGCGCATCAAGGGCCCGGACTTCCCCACCGGCGCCACGATTCTTGGACACAAGGGCATCGAGAAGGCCTATCGCACCGGCCGTGGCCTCATCACGATGCGCGCCGTGGTCAACACCGAGGAGATCAAGGGCCGTATGTGCCTGGTGGTCACCGAGCTGCCGTATCAGGTCAATCCCGATCGCCTCGCCGCTTCGATTCGTGATGCGGTGCGCGACGGCAAGATCCAGGGCATCGCCGACATGCGCGACGAGACCTCCGGCCGTACCGGCCAGCGTTTGGTGCTCATCCTCAAGCGCGACGCCGTGCCGAAGGTCGTGCTGAACAACCTCTACAAGCACACCCAGCTGCAGGAGACGTTCGGCGCGAACATGCTCGCGTTGGTCGACAATGTGCCGCGCACGCTGTCGCTCGACGCGTTCGTCAGCCACTGGGTCGACCACCAGATGGAAGTCATCGACCGTCGTACCCGCTACTTGAAGCGAGAGGCCGAAGACCGCGACCACATCCTGCAGGGTTACCTGAAGGCGCTGGACATGATCGAAGAGGTCATCGCCCTGATTCGTGCCTCCAAGGATGTCGAAACCGCACGTACCGGTCTTGAAGACCTGCTTGATGTCGACGATGTGCAGGCCGACGCGATTCTGGCCATGCAGCTGCGTCGTCTCGCCGCCCTGGAACGCCAGAAGATCGTGGACGAGCACAACGAGCTGATGAAGAAGATCGCCGATTACAACGACATCCTCGCCAGCCCCGAACGCGAACGCAAGATCGTGGGCGACGAACTCGACGAGATCGTGGCCAAATACGGCGACGAACGCCGTACCAAGATCCTGCCGTTCTCCGGAGAGATGAGCGACGAAGACCTCATCGCCGACGAAAACGTGGTCGTCACCGTGACGCACTCCGGCTTCGTCAAGCGCACCAAGGCCGACGAATACCGCGCCCAGCACCGCGGCGGCAAAGGCATCAAGGGTGCCAAACTGCGTCAGGACGACGTGGTCGACCACTTCTTCCTCACCTCCACGCACAACTGGATCCTCTTCTTCACCAATCGCGGCCGCGTCTTCCGCTTGAAGGCCTACGAGCTGCCGGAAGGTTCCCGCGATTCCAAGGGTCAACATGTGGCCAACCTGCTGCAGCTCTCCCCCGACGAGTCCATCCAGGCTGTGCTGTCCATCCCGAACTACGAAGTCGCCAAGTACCTGGTGCTCGCCACCCGCTCCGGCAAGGTCAAGAAGACCCCGCTGGCGCAGTACGATTCCACCCGTCAGGGCGGGCTGATCGCCGTGCGCCTGATGGAGGATCCGGAGACCGGCGAGACGGCCGACGAACTGATCGGCGCGACACTGTGCAACGCGGAGGACGACATCATCTTGGTTTCCAAGCACGGCATGAGCTTGAAGTTCAAGGCCGATGACGAGCAACTGCGTCCGATGGGCCGCCAGACCGCAGGCGTGCAGGGCATGAAGTTCCGCGAAGGCGACGAACTGCTGGCGATGGACGTGGTCCGCGCCGACATGGAAGACGATCTGAGCCTGCTCGTGGTCACCAACGAAGGCTTCGCCAAACGTACCTCTATCAGCCAGTATCGTCTCCAGGGCCGTAATGGTTTTGGTGTCAAGGCGCTGCAGATGAACGAAGACCGCGGTGAGCTGGTGGGCGCGGTCATCGTCACCGACACCGACCAGATCATGGCCATCATGAAGTCCGGCAAGGTCATCCGTTCCGATGTCAGCGAGGTCAAGCGCACCGGCCGTAATACGCAAGGTGTGACGCTCGCCAAGCCTGACAAGAACGACGAGATCCTCTCCATCGCTCGCAACACCGACACCGATGACGACGAGGCCGACGATAAGGACGACGACGACAAGTCCGGCAACGCGGATGCCAACGCCGATTCGCTCGATTCCGAGTCCGCTGCTACCCAAACGAGCGATGATTCGGCTTCATCCCCTGACCAAGGTGACGAGAAAACCGAGTAA